The following proteins are encoded in a genomic region of Bombus pyrosoma isolate SC7728 linkage group LG1, ASM1482585v1, whole genome shotgun sequence:
- the LOC122570673 gene encoding sodium channel protein Nach-like → MSKFYGNNYDITDIMERLTPQCSSMLLNCYFRNQRMNCSDIFSVGKTKNGFCCIFNYIAESFGDTPKFFKQEEFKLYYVGDIGIQNGLTVTMDPLLDDYFYTILPTIGWKVMIFDPYDYPDSGSGSVSDILLGPLTEKYVRLKAVGLYSTDNIRPYSMQKRGCIFSDEYVSDHITYTYNDCIVACKVEHVWNHCKCRVFFYPYHEDFHRTCNMENIHCLLQYYDVAFNIVPYKDNNLSSSLDDQNATMYCKNCYPECDDMRYYVQSTISNIEPGYFDTELFPDMNVTNHSVLHVYFPNSGTEFLKQDVTTRWYEYLGEVGGLYGLYVGISIISFVELIYFIILWLTEAFKSLGVLEEEIPHENAIHPIYWNEFFPYPRAVMNN, encoded by the exons ATGTCCAAGTTTTACGGGaataattacgatatcacCGACATAATGGAACGC CTAACACCACAGTGTTCGTCTATGTTACTCAACTGTTATTTTCGCAATCAGAGAATGAATTGCTCTGATATATTCAGTGtcggaaaaacgaaaaatggattctgttgcatttttaattatattgccGAGAGTTTTGGTGATACTCCTAA GTTTTTTAAGCAGGaggaatttaaattgtattatgtCGGAGACATAGGTATACAGAACGGTTTAACTGTGACGATGGATCCCTTATTGGACGATTATTTTTACACGATACTACCCACTATTGGTTGGAAG GTGATGATATTCGACCCTTACGATTACCCTGACTCGGGCAGCGGCAGCGTTTCAGACATTCTGCTTGGCCCGTTAACAGAGAAGTACGTACGTTTGAAGGCAGTTGGGTTGTACAGTACCGACAATATTCGCCCATATTCGATGCAGAAACGGGGCTGCATTTTCTCTGACGAATACGTTTCGGACCACATCACTTATACCTATAATGACTGCATAGTCGCCTGCAAGGTGGAGCACGTATGGAACCATTGCAAATGTAGAGTGTTTTTCTATCCATATCACGAAG ATTTCCACAGAACTTGCAATATGGAGAATATACATTGtttattgcaatattacg atGTAGCGTTTAACATCGTACCTTATAAAGACAATAATTTAAGTAGCTCGCTCGATGATCAGAATGCAACAATGTATTGCAAAAATTGTTACCCTGAATGTGACGATATGAGATATTATGTACAAAGTACTATATCTAACATAGAGCCTGGATACTTTGACACGGAATTATT TCCAGACATGAACGTAACGAATCATAGTGTTCTGCACGTGTATTTTCCAAACTCGGGAACCGAGTTTTTGAAACAAGACGTGACTACCCGTTGGTACGAGTATTTGG gtGAAGTTGGAGGACTCTATGGACTTTACGTTGGCATCAGCATCATTAGTTTCGTAGAactgatttattttatcatattatggCTCACTGAAGCGTTTAAATCTCTCGGGGTACTAGAAGAAGAAATTCCTCACGAAAATGCTATACATCCTATTTATTGGAATGAATTCTTTCCATATCCAAGGGCTGTCATGAATAATTAA
- the LOC122568742 gene encoding uncharacterized protein LOC122568742: MNEEDRRKFNVPYERPISNRSKHIVVLKYSRVFTKYWRLYCKHTTLVGLKYFLKDEVTWLEKFLWLLVYIISIICGFLQMVNIYQAYKDIPVTATLESEYFPTNEIKFPGKLRYI, from the exons ATGAACgaagaagatagaagaaagTTCAACGTTCCTTACGAACGTCCAATATCAAATCGAAGCAAACACATCGTCGTATTGAAATACAGCAGAGTATTCACGAAATATTGGCGGTTATACTGCAAGCACACAACTTTAGTGGGTCTGAAGTATTTTTTGAAAGACGAAGTAACCTGGTTGGAGAA gTTCCTATGGCTTCTCGTATACATAATCTCCATAATTTGCGGCTTTCTCCAGATGGTTAATATTTATCAGGCGTACAAAGATATACCAGTAACAGCCACGTTAGAGTCGGAGTATTTTCCaactaatgaaataaaattccccGGTAAGTTAAGAtacatataa